Below is a window of Camelina sativa cultivar DH55 chromosome 11, Cs, whole genome shotgun sequence DNA.
aaattcataaacaCAAGCTAATTAACATCATCAAAGTTATAGAGGAGACTGGCCACTCAACATGGAAACTACACAATTTTAACAACCCCGACCAATCTCTCTccaaatttaaaactattttaaccTTCCTAAAAATCATGACTGACACAAGTGACACCAACCcattaactatttttaattagatGCAAACCACACCTTATCTCCTTCTATGTCATTTATTTTGGTTCTACATATTCTGTATGGCCGTTTCATTGGGACTACGCTTCTACTGCATGCCTCATATTATTACCATCCGACTGACTATAAACTCCTTCCCGAATATGTGATAATCCAAGCCTTTTGTGAACCGGACaaagatttgaaaaattttaGAATGaccatttttctctttttacattttaagaCATTTCGATTACATTTCTCAATCCGGAgcagagaagaaaatattttcactTCCATACAAAATATCATTTAGTCATAAATAAGCGAGCAAATACTTCCAACGATCGATTGCGGCCTCACCCTCACGGGTTCTTGTCTAGTCCCACAGGACCcgaatttttattcaaattggACAAGATCATcttggaaaagagaaaaaaaaaaaaaaaaaaaaaaaatcttggacAAAAAGATAGATTCCAAAGTAAATATTCTTGAAGGATGGAGAATCGATCTCTGGCTTTTGGAGTTTCAACTTTCTAAACAAAAAGTCTTAGTAGACCATTagagaatttgttttttcttttttttttccttctaaaagAGACATAactgatacaaaataaaaacaacccTTGTAACTAAAAGCTTCTAATGAAAATCATCTAGAAAACGCTAGAAAGGAGATTAGCAGCTGTGGAAATGGCTGCTCCGGTGAGAGCAGACTGGACCACTTGCTCATGGCTTGTCCTATCCGAGATCGTCATAGCCATTGCCGCTCCTGTCAATACTCCAGCCACCGCGCTGTTCCTCTGTgatacacatacatatatacgaTTACAAATCAATTAAAGAACATGTTAATCATCTGTTTATTGATGAAACAataccaaataaattaatttgactAACCCAATCATGAGCTCCTCCACGAACCTCCTTCATACCGTAAGTGATACCTGAGTACAACCCAGCTGCTAGCCCTACAATTCCCACATCAATATCCAAACCTTAATCTCTTTCCGACGTTAAAACttgaaacattaatttaaaaatatacgtatatatataaactcaccCCATTGGAGAGACTCTTTTCCTGTGTTCTTCACCTAGAGGCCAACCAAATTTAAACAAGTTCAGTAAACTAACAAGAAACCTAACGTGTCATGTTTGCATTTAACTCGTATGGATACACTAGCTCACGTCCGTCTAGATGAACATTTGACGATCATATCAAAAGGGTTAATAAACTCACCAGTGCATCAAGAGATTTGCTGCTTTcccctaataataataacaacgaTCGTTAAACATTACTATCATTACACAAAGCTTATTACATAAGATCAGAAACCAAATACTATACAAACAAAACGGACCTCTGAGATTAGGGAACCTATGTTTCTTGTTCTCGGACGGTGGACCGACGTTGTTCGAGTCAAACCCTGCCcctatttttattaattttcgactcatatattatatatttttggtacatataaattataaggAACAAAAAAACTCGTCGGAGTGGTTCTTACCCTCAACCACCGTAAAGTAAGCTTCCCTCGACACGGCTTGTAAAGCTCCCACCTTCATAATTAATCCATGTTAGCTATATGTCTTTACTAGGCACGTAACGTAACATACATATACTATCGGTAAAATGGAAAGAAATGAAACGAAAACTTACTCCGGCGGCTTTGACGAAGGAATCAGCGATACGGTTGAGAAGAGGATGACCAAGATCGAACAAGTGTGCCTTCTCAAAGCTTCTTATCTCATCCATTACAATTCTTCCTTCACCcttctccatttttctttgctcttttcttcactttatctttcttgctttctcttatcttttttgaTCTGTTAATACTTCTCTCTTCGACAACAAGTAAGGAGAAGTATGTGGAACTGAACAGAGTTATTTCGACACGTGTCGGAGTCTGCCGTTTGAACTGTTCAACGTTCTCCTTCCCCACGTGGCACTCACTAGATCAACGTCAGACAGACCGAGAAATTAAAATCAAGGCCCAATGAACCGGTAGATATTATGATAAACCGGGAATTTTGAAATCTCCGGTTTAAAGACGAGAAACATGCCACGTGTCTTCTCCGCTTTGATATCTCCGCCTCCGCTCGTCGGAGTGAGACTTCCACTACTTGTCATCTCCGtcactcctctctctctctctctctctctccctacaGATCTCTCACTCACGTTCTCTATCTAACACAATGCAAtcggctctctctctctccttctctcaatCATCTCCTTCCTTTAGCGAACCGTCCGCTTTGTTCGTCCAACGCAGCTCCTTCCTTTACGCCGAGGAATCTCCGGTTCTGTGGACTCCGTCGAGAAGCGGTTGGTTTCTCTTCGTCGAAGCAATTGACTTCGTGCCGTTTTCAAATTCAGAGTAGGAGGATCGAAATCACCGCATCAGCTGGAAATGGAGCTCCGTCGAAATCGTTCGATTATGATTTGATCATTATCGGAGCTGGAGTTGGCGGCCATGGAGCTGCATTGCACGCCGTTGAGAAGGTCTTCTTTCTAATTAGGATTACAATTTCTGATTGAGATACCTTAAATGTCAGAACACGAATCGAATTGTTCTTGTAATTCTTGGACATGCCAATTTGATGCTCTTACTAACATTTCTGGTACACTCTTTCTCAATTGAGCCggaaaaatttggaaatttgcTTGATAGTGGAATCATATGCTTTGTTTGATTGAAACGGTACAAGGATGATGATAGGATGACTTACTATCTAATTACTGTGTTTTCTTTCTAGTGCTCATGATCTCATCAGGTGAATTTGTTGTTTTGCTAACGTTGTATAGGGACTCAAAACTGCCATCGTTGAAGGAGATGTTGTTGGAGGGACTTGCGTTAACAGAGGCTGTGTGCCTTCCAAAGCTCTCCTTGCTGTTAGTGGTAGGATGCGGGAACTACAGAATGAACATCACATGAAGGCCTTTGGTCTGCAGGTAGTATGAACTGCTGTCAAATGCAATCGCTCAAGTTGATGTCAAATAATTGTTAAGTATTATCTCCCTGGCCTTGACTCTAGCTCCATTGTCTCCCCTGGATAATAGGTTTCTGCTGCCGGTTATGACCGTCAGGGTGTGGCTGACCATGCAAGTAACCTGGCTACCAAAATTAGGAATAATCTCACCAATTCTATGAAGGCACTTGGTGTTGACATATTGACAGGGTTTGGTTCTGTTCTGGTCAGTATGTTATTGTCTTTTGTTGACCAACTAATTCCACATGATATCATCGTTATTTGGTGATCCTAATACTCTTTAGTCTTCTGTGCACTTCTGCAGGGACCACAAAAGGTTAAATATGGTGACGATATTATCACCGGAAAAGATATAATCATTGCAACTGGATCTGTACCGTTTGTCCCAAAAGGAATTGAAGTTGATggtatgtgttttgttttaacatgTATAAGCCAGGGAGAAGCCTCAAAAACCAATACTTTACATCTCTTTCGATATAGCAACTACCCTAATGATCCTTATATATTGTGATGCAGGAAAGACTGTTATCACAAGTGACCATGCATTGAAATTGGAGTCCGTTCCTGACTGGATTGCGATAGTAGGAAGTGGTTATATCGGTCTTGAGTTCAGTGACGTTTACACGGCCCTTGGAAGTGAGGtaacattttgattttgtattaatGATTGCATTGGTATAATAGTgtgaggtttttgttttctttcaataGTAACAAAAGGCTCTTAAGATTCTGCTCTATTGGTATTTCTATTGCTATGTTCTGCTTACTTCAGGGTTGCAATGCACCTACAAACCCCAGGAAGTCTCAGGATAACTCTTTTTGCAGGTAACTTTTATTGAGGCGCTGGATCAGCTGATGCCTGGATTTGAT
It encodes the following:
- the LOC104723509 gene encoding outer envelope pore protein 16-2, chloroplastic-like isoform X2 encodes the protein MEKGEGRIVMDEIRSFEKAHLFDLGHPLLNRIADSFVKAAGVGALQAVSREAYFTVVEGFDSNNVGPPSENKKHRFPNLRGESSKSLDALVKNTGKESLQWGLAAGLYSGITYGMKEVRGGAHDWRNSAVAGVLTGAAMAMTISDRTSHEQVVQSALTGAAISTAANLLSSVF
- the LOC104723509 gene encoding outer envelope pore protein 16-2, chloroplastic-like isoform X1, whose protein sequence is MEKGEGRIVMDEIRSFEKAHLFDLGHPLLNRIADSFVKAAGVGALQAVSREAYFTVVEGAGFDSNNVGPPSENKKHRFPNLRGESSKSLDALVKNTGKESLQWGLAAGLYSGITYGMKEVRGGAHDWRNSAVAGVLTGAAMAMTISDRTSHEQVVQSALTGAAISTAANLLSSVF